The Fusarium fujikuroi IMI 58289 draft genome, chromosome FFUJ_chr01 sequence CTCAAGCCGAAGAGGCCACAAGCTCGGACTATTTCGACCTAGCGCGCTCAGTTAGTGCAACCATCAGTGGAAAGGCTATTCTCTAATTGGCTTTCATCCGCCCCCTTCACAAGGTTCTTATGCCCAGGATAACGGCAAGGGGAAGGAGCAACAAGACCGTTGGCCGTTCAATCGCTTTCTCTCGTTCGCTCCCGTCTTTCTCTTCCACCTCAACTCGTTCCGTCCAGTCCAGCCAGACACAACCGTTCTTTGTCGTGGTCTTTGCTCGAGGGACGTTCACCCGGTCGcttccttcttgttgtctttcGGTTTCTACATTCGCTCCTACTTACTCTCGCTCTTGTCACTTATTACAACAACACTGAACAGGTCCAAGCAAGCACTGCCGTCCCCTGCTGCTACCATAACCGAAAAACCCTGGTCGCCCCATCACTCACTTACTCGCTCGCTCTCTCTGCTCCACGCCATCGTCGCTCAGTTCTCTCGTCAATTCCAAACAACGGCGCCCTGTTTCTTTTGCTCTAACTGGATGAGAAGTATTTCTTACTTGTAATTCGACTTCACTCCATGATCCTCTCTCCACATTGAGCCTTGATCGAGTCGACTCTCGACAAACGACACCCAGGCATTGCCTGTCCCGTGCTTCACCTTACTCGTCTCCTCAGAAACTTTCCACCTCTACAGGGATATTCCCAACTCAAACCTAAACCTCGAGAGAGGTTGTTGTAACAACCACAACATATCCTTTCGTAAGTCGCAGATCTTATTTGTCTTGTTTCGTCTCGACTCTTCAATGTCTTGTCGGCTTTTTACCTACATGAATATTTGATGTTGCTGTACCTCGGCGTTCAACATATCGTGTTCCCCTTTCTTGTTGATTTGATCGACACGCACCTTCCTACTCGATACCGcctccttcaacttcccTCCGACCCAAGGGTCAAGTCCCCTGAAGCTCGGCGCTCAGCCCGCATAAGCTTTTAACGTCTGGCTTACGAGGTTTGTCTCCTTCTAACATTGCTCTGCTAGGACGATGTCTCTTCCCGAAAGGCCGGGTGCAAGCCCGAGTTATAATCAGCGCAATGTTTATCGCAACTCGCCCTCAAGGCGATCGAGACCTGTCGATATCGAGACTGGTGGCTACCATGCTGTAGATAATACggctcaacatcaacgtGGGAGATCCGGTTCTTCGTTCGCAGAGTCAATCGGTGTTAATTCAAATACAGAGAGCATGCCTCTGTCGCCAACATCTCCCGATGGCCACTCACGTCGCGCTGGCCCAGATCAACCCATATCCCGAAAACGAAGCTTGATTCGCCCGGAGAGAAACAGAATCGACAGAGACCATCGCAACTACCATTACCACAAACATGCAGCTCACATGAACGTtctgccatcctcaacaggAAACGACCCTATTTACGAGGACTTCGAAGCTTCGACAGACCGCTCCAATTCAAACTTGAACGACGGTGGTTCGGACAGTTCCCCTCGACAAAGACGAAATGTTAGCGGAGAGCAGGAGAAGGGCGCTGCTGTGGCATCTACCATGCCTACCCCAGATCGCACAAAATCAGGtaagatcaagaagagatCGAAGCGCCATTCGAAACCGCCGAAGCGTATAGAAGAGCAGCTTCGACCGCCTACCTTCTGGAATGTCTATTGCGCAATCGTCACTTTCTGGGCTCCCGGATTCATTATGAAGTGCTGTGGTATGCCAACGAGGGCGCAGCAGAGGGCCTGGCGCGAGAAGATGGGTCTTATCAgtatcatcctcgtcatcatggccatcgtTGGTTTTCTGACTTTTGGTTTCACCGCAACGGTTTGCGGAGCCCCTGCCGAGCGACTACGTGTCAATAAGGTTGACGGCGGAAACATGATCTTCCACGGTGTCGCTTACGATTTGTCGAAGTCTCATCACCCCCCTGCCCAGGGCATGCCTCTCCGTTCGGACGGACTAGGTCCCAATGTTCTTTATGATCTTCCCGAAAAGCACGGCGGACAGGATGGTAGCTTTTTGTTTCAAAATGTCAACGGCCGATGCAAGGGCTTGATTACTCTTGCTAAAGACTCAGATGTGCCAACCAACAAGGATGGCGATCTGGCCTGGTACTTCCCTTGCACAACCTTTAACCAAGACGGTTCAAGCAAGGTTAATTTGACCACACCATACTATTCTGGTTACGGCTGTCATACGACGCTGAACTCTAGGAATGCCTTTTACCTTGACTTGAGTGGTTCCGCAGATGTTTACTTTACCTGggacgacatcaagaacagcTCGCGTAACCTCATAGTCTACTCTGGAAATGTTTTagaccttgatctcctccGTTGGTTCAACATGAGCCAGGTCGATATTCCCAAGAGGTTTGAAGAGTTGCGAGACAAGGACTCGGAAGTCAACAAGGCTATTCGTGGCCGCGACGTTACTCGCATGTTCCAGTCTTCTTCAGACAAGAAATACGCAGAATGTTTCGAGGAAATCATAAAGGTTGGCTCTGTGGATACTGAGACGATTGGTTGCATTGCCTCCAAGATCGTCCTTTACTGTGCGCTCGTTCTCATCCTTTCAGTTGTCGGTGTTCGGTTTCTGCTGGCTATCATCTTCCAATGGTTCCTTTGCCGCAAGTATGCGCCTACTAAGACCTCCCAGAGTTCTGACCGTAGGAAACGAAACAAGCAAATTGAAGATTGGTCAGAGGACATCTACCGTGCTCCTGTAAGACTACCTGGAGATGTTGGAAGCACTGTCTATGGATCATCAGACCGAACAAGCAAACGAGGATCTTTCCTCCCTACTACTTCTCGATTCTCGTCTGTCGGTGGCCCTGATGTTCGGGCGTCAACTGGACGCCGCATGCCGACAACCATGGCTAGCCAAGGTGCCTCGAATCAACTTCTGACACCCGGCTCAATTTTCAAGCAGGGCAACGACAGCCGTGCCAGCTTCCTTCGATCTGACCCCTACTCGAGCACGCCTACTGATGGACCCGGCCCCGCTGGTTTCAttcatgatgctgttgttcctcagcctccttctgACTGGATGCCCTTTGGCTTTCCATTGGCTCATACGATGTGCTTGGTCACTGCATACTCTGAAGGAGAGGAGGGTATCCGAACCACTCTGGACTCGATCGCAACTACCGATTATCCCAACAGCCACAAGGTTATTGTTGTTATCTGTGACGGTAtcatcaagggcaagggtgAAACAATGTCGACACCTGACGTATGCTTGGGCATGCTGAAAGATCACTCTATCCCCCCTGACATGGTTGAGCCTTTCTCCTACGTGGCTGTCGCCAGTGGTTCCAAGCGTCACAACATGGCTAAAATCTATTGCGGCTTCTACGATTATGGAAGAAATTCTCGCATCCCTGCTGATCGCCAGCAGCGAGTGCCCATGATGGTTGTGGTCAAGTGCGGAACTCCTGATGAAGCCACTAAGTCCAAGCCCGGTAACCGTGGAAAGCGAGATAGTCAAATTATCCTCATGTCGTTCCTCCAAAAGGTCATGTTCGATGAACGAATGACAGAACTCGAGTACGAAATGTTCAACGGCCTCTGGAAGGTTACGGGAATCTCGCCTGATTACTACGAAATTATCCTCATGGTTGACGCCGATACCAAGGTTTTCCCTGACAGTCTGACACACATGATATCTGCCATGGTGAAAGATCCTGAGATCATGGGTCTTTGTGGCGAAACCAAGATTGCCAACAAACGCGACAGCTGGGTCACAGCTATTCAAGTATTTGAGTACTttgtctctcatcatcttgccAAGTCGTTCGAGTCTGTTTTTGGTGGTGTTACTTGTTTACCTGGCTGCTTCTGCATGTACCGCATCAAGGCGCCCAAGGGTGGTCACAACTACTGGGTTCCCATCCTGGCTAACCCCGATATTGTTGAACATTACTCTGAGAACGTGGTCGAAACTTTGCACGAGAAGAACCTCTATCTGCTTGGTGAAGATCGTTTCCTGACAACCCTTATGCTTCGAACATTCCCCAAGCGAAAGCAGGTCTTCATTCCCCAAGCAGTATGCAAAACCACTGTACCGGACGAGTTCATGGTGCTCCTTTCTCAGAGACGTCGTTGGATCAACTCTACCATCCACAACCTGATGGAGCTAGTTCTAGTCCGTGATCTCTGTGGTACCTTCTGTTTCTCGATGCAGTTTATCATCTTCGTGGAACTAGTCGGCACTCTGGTTCTCCCTGCTGCTATCGCGTTTACCTTCTACGTCGGTAAGTAATGTTTAATTCTCAACGTGACACAATCACTGACAATCGCAGTTATCACATCTATTATCCACTCGCCACCACAGATTATTCCCCTAGTTCTCTTGGGCTTGATTCTTGGGTTACCTGGTCTTCTCGTTGTCATCACCGCACACTCTTGGTCCTACATTGTTTGGATGCTCATCTATCTGCTGGCACTGCCAATCTGGAATTTTGTCCTGCCTACTTATGCTTTCTGGAAATTCGATGACTTCTCATGGGGCGAAACTCGAAAGACAGCTGGCGAAAAGACGAAGAAGGCAGGCCTCGAGTATGAGGGTGAGTTTGACAGCAGCAAGATTACCATGAAGAGATGGGCCGAATTTGAACGCGACAAGCGCTCGAGAAGCGGCTATTGGGGTTCACGTGAGAACgtcgttggtggtggtggaagcTGGACCAGTCCTCCTGGTCACCAGTATAATGATGAGTACTTTTCTGATGCTTGATTTCGGGGACATCGGATTAAGGGGGAAAACGTGCTGACAGCGAACGGTgtttttgatgatgatggaatgcATGCACATATATGTAATAGGGGGTAACATTCTTGAGGCCAAGTATTCATGTTCTGATGCCCGGGATGGGCGTTGGTGGACAAATGTCCTAATTTTGTATAGAGTCAGTTGGATCGGAGATGGCGTTACTCCAGCGACTATTTGTGAATAGTATAATTTGACtgtttttaaagaaaaggttATGCATGCCAAGTCCGCGATGAAGCGATGGTTGTCATGCCATGAAGATTATGACGAAGGTGTAACATAGATATAAAACATTTCAGCTTTTATGATCTGAGGGCTTCTTGCTTTCATTCATGGTAGATTCATGGTAGATTCATGATCTAAGAGCTAAGTGTAATGAAATTTAGCAAGTGTTGTGCTTGGCAATAATTGGGGGTGGTTTGCGCGTATGATATGCTTCATAAATATCATCACTGAAGCTCTGGTAAAGATGATATATGCATCACCTTTCTGAACGTAAGACGAGAAATGCGACGCAGACGGCGCCGATGACTTCCCAGTAGGATAGCATCAATTTTCAATCGTTGCTATCCAATAAAATCTCAAGGTAGAATTTTCCAACAAGACACAAGCAGTTGTCATTAAGAGGCTGTTCAACTTAAAGCCAAAGCCTAAGGTAACTAGTCCATCAAGTCCAAAACTCCTTTCGCCATGCACATCTTCTCGTAACGCCGACGAGCCGCAGAAACCAACAAGCGACTCAGTGTAATAACCCTACATGGAATACATCATTTGTTCATGATGGTCGTCAACAAGAAATAGACAAAAAAACGCCTCGCTCTCCTCGTGCCATATCATGACTCTTGCTTTCTCGAGTGATCTACATCCTCTCCGAGTTCCCAAGGCTTTCGAGGGTCGACGTAGGTAGAGATACGCTGATCTCCCCATCGAGCTCCGACAGTAACCCATACATGTTTTTGGGGTGCGTGGTTACTGATGGTTTCCCGGTGACCACCCCAGCGAAGACGGGATTCTCGACTCATTTGACTGTTGCCCAGGCCACCATTGGTCACCCATTCCTTCACGACATCCTTGATAAAGACAATCTTGCGTCGGAAATCATTGGCAGCAGGAATACCCTGTAACTCAGGTGCGATCTCAGGACGTCTTcttgttgtggttgtggttcGGCCAGCGCGAGGGGCTGCAGGCTTTGCCTGGAAGTTTAACAATGTCTGCAGAGGGTACGATAGCATCGCTCGGTCATCAAGTGCAGCGGCACCGATAGTGCCAGTGGCTGCTAGTCTCTCAGCAGCGTCCTGAGGGAGGTGCCAGAAGTGACACCAGGTCCCTGTGTGGTCGATAACGATCTTTGTATGATCGGGGAAATTGAACTACGCAAGTCAGCTTGATGTCAAAAACGTCCACATGCAGTCACGTActtgaagatggccatcGCAGAAGACCCAGCAACCAACATCTCCGAATCGCTGGTAAAATGTGACGAGCTCAGCTACTGTGCCCTTCTGCCCAGGGGACATGGCACCAGCCGGGTCGGTCTCTTCAACCGGCACGAAATCGTCCCGTCCAAAAGCAATCATGTAGTTAGCAAATTTCTTCCAGAGAATAATTCTCTCGCGCTTCCGATGCTGGAAGATGTCCCTACCGGGCTGCATCTTGCCCGCAGTCCCATCTTCTTTCACAGCCACTCGAAATTGCTCTGGAGAGACAACTACCTCCGAAAGGCCAGCCTCGCCATTATTCTCGAAGAACTTGATAGGCTCTGTCATTGGGAGAGGCTGCACCCTATCCTCGTACGTCTCGTCCTTACCGCGAACGATATGTCTCTCGGCACCGCGAATGAATACCCCAGCAGGAGGAAGCAGGGCGGGCTTGCCGTTTTCCGTGGTTGGGATGTCTCGAAGAATGCAGCCAACACTACCGTCATTTAGGATATATCCAAGGCCGAATTTGTTGGTGTAGTCTACCCATTTGACAACAACATGCGGATGCGGTGGTGCAACAGTCTTGGATGATATTATAGCCATGGTCCTCGAGTTTAGAGCTCGTTCAAGTTCATTCTGAAGACGATGTAGACGATCCAAAACCGCGTCGGGCTTCGTTCCGGAGATTCTATCTTGCCGCTCGGAGGCGCTGAACAGTGTTGCAGGCCGCATGCCAGTAGTATCCTTCTTAGGGGGTGCAGCTGGCGCAGGAGGGGCTGTGGTGGCAGGAGCAGATGCTTGGCGGTCGAGCGAAGGTCGCTCAGAAAGCTGTCGCTCTGCAGGTTGCTGGGACGCTGCCCTTGCCGGAGGTGCTGACCGAGTCGAAGTTCGTAGGCTCTTGCCGACAGACTCAACAGTTTCCCTTAgaggagcttctcgaggCAGTTCCTTTCGTGTTCTTGTACGTAAGCTCTGGGAAGCCGAAAGCGTTGCTTCGGGCGCTGGGCGGGGTTTTGCAGATACCATAGTGCCTGTTGGCCTGTGTTGCATCCTCTGCTGTGCAGCAAAACTCTGAGGAGGTTGACGAAGGAGACCTGTCGGTGCTCGTTGAGTAGCTGACAAAGGGTCTTCGGTAGATACGCTTGCCTGTGCAGCCAGGGATGCTGTATACCTGGCCTTTATCTGCTGTTGCTCCTTCAACCACTCTTCGAATGGTCTGTAGACAATTCCTTCTTCGAGAGGGATCATTGGTGTCAGCCCAGCCTTTTCCTCAGCGGCCATCTCCTTCCACGTCTGAGTGTGAACCACTTGAACTGGGGCGTAAGGGCCGATGCCACACTCTCGACACATATCTTTGAAGTTCCTGTATGATTGTGCTTGTAAAGCACTGCTCATTCGAGTGGCGTAAAATTCCTCACGGTCCGGGGGGACTTCTCTCAGGCGTGAGCTCATTTCCGCTTCGGTAGGCATATAACCACAGGTG is a genomic window containing:
- a CDS encoding probable chitin synthase CHS-4, whose product is MSLPERPGASPSYNQRNVYRNSPSRRSRPVDIETGGYHAVDNTAQHQRGRSGSSFAESIGVNSNTESMPLSPTSPDGHSRRAGPDQPISRKRSLIRPERNRIDRDHRNYHYHKHAAHMNVLPSSTGNDPIYEDFEASTDRSNSNLNDGGSDSSPRQRRNVSGEQEKGAAVASTMPTPDRTKSGKIKKRSKRHSKPPKRIEEQLRPPTFWNVYCAIVTFWAPGFIMKCCGMPTRAQQRAWREKMGLISIILVIMAIVGFLTFGFTATVCGAPAERLRVNKVDGGNMIFHGVAYDLSKSHHPPAQGMPLRSDGLGPNVLYDLPEKHGGQDGSFLFQNVNGRCKGLITLAKDSDVPTNKDGDLAWYFPCTTFNQDGSSKVNLTTPYYSGYGCHTTLNSRNAFYLDLSGSADVYFTWDDIKNSSRNLIVYSGNVLDLDLLRWFNMSQVDIPKRFEELRDKDSEVNKAIRGRDVTRMFQSSSDKKYAECFEEIIKVGSVDTETIGCIASKIVLYCALVLILSVVGVRFLLAIIFQWFLCRKYAPTKTSQSSDRRKRNKQIEDWSEDIYRAPVRLPGDVGSTVYGSSDRTSKRGSFLPTTSRFSSVGGPDVRASTGRRMPTTMASQGASNQLLTPGSIFKQGNDSRASFLRSDPYSSTPTDGPGPAGFIHDAVVPQPPSDWMPFGFPLAHTMCLVTAYSEGEEGIRTTLDSIATTDYPNSHKVIVVICDGIIKGKGETMSTPDVCLGMLKDHSIPPDMVEPFSYVAVASGSKRHNMAKIYCGFYDYGRNSRIPADRQQRVPMMVVVKCGTPDEATKSKPGNRGKRDSQIILMSFLQKVMFDERMTELEYEMFNGLWKVTGISPDYYEIILMVDADTKVFPDSLTHMISAMVKDPEIMGLCGETKIANKRDSWVTAIQVFEYFVSHHLAKSFESVFGGVTCLPGCFCMYRIKAPKGGHNYWVPILANPDIVEHYSENVVETLHEKNLYLLGEDRFLTTLMLRTFPKRKQVFIPQAVCKTTVPDEFMVLLSQRRRWINSTIHNLMELVLVRDLCGTFCFSMQFIIFVELVGTLVLPAAIAFTFYVVITSIIHSPPQIIPLVLLGLILGLPGLLVVITAHSWSYIVWMLIYLLALPIWNFVLPTYAFWKFDDFSWGETRKTAGEKTKKAGLEYEGEFDSSKITMKRWAEFERDKRSRSGYWGSRENVVGGGGSWTSPPGHQYNDEYFSDA
- a CDS encoding related to protein kinase CDC5, which encodes MAHRLAPRGGLDLEALSPRDANAQRVPKVTDIKTKTTAQLKAAKEKEHPPPPPTEVPEPPSTDRPDGATYQVGKLLGKGGFAVCYSGQLLPTKQRFALKIVKSHMPPKMEQKFQTELQIHSKMKHKNIVQFLRAFSYEKCTYLILELCPNGSLMDMVKRRKGLTEPEVRFYSVQIAGAIKYMHNKGIIHRDLKMGNIFLDSQMNAKIGDFGLAALLVTGRDMHTIRRTTLCGTPNYIAPEILEKGKKGHDHMVDIWSLGIIMYAMFTSKPPFQSSTTDEIYRRARERDYDWPSAETSRRYISQEAKELVATMLQDAESRPEPEEIIQHPFFTCGYMPTEAEMSSRLREVPPDREEFYATRMSSALQAQSYRNFKDMCRECGIGPYAPVQVVHTQTWKEMAAEEKAGLTPMIPLEEGIVYRPFEEWLKEQQQIKARYTASLAAQASVSTEDPLSATQRAPTGLLRQPPQSFAAQQRMQHRPTGTMVSAKPRPAPEATLSASQSLRTRTRKELPREAPLRETVESVGKSLRTSTRSAPPARAASQQPAERQLSERPSLDRQASAPATTAPPAPAAPPKKDTTGMRPATLFSASERQDRISGTKPDAVLDRLHRLQNELERALNSRTMAIISSKTVAPPHPHVVVKWVDYTNKFGLGYILNDGSVGCILRDIPTTENGKPALLPPAGVFIRGAERHIVRGKDETYEDRVQPLPMTEPIKFFENNGEAGLSEVVVSPEQFRVAVKEDGTAGKMQPGRDIFQHRKRERIILWKKFANYMIAFGRDDFVPVEETDPAGAMSPGQKGTVAELVTFYQRFGDVGCWVFCDGHLQFNFPDHTKIVIDHTGTWCHFWHLPQDAAERLAATGTIGAAALDDRAMLSYPLQTLLNFQAKPAAPRAGRTTTTTRRRPEIAPELQGIPAANDFRRKIVFIKDVVKEWVTNGGLGNSQMSRESRLRWGGHRETISNHAPQKHVWVTVGARWGDQRISTYVDPRKPWELGEDVDHSRKQES